A DNA window from Streptomyces sp. 71268 contains the following coding sequences:
- a CDS encoding UDP-N-acetylmuramate dehydrogenase: protein MQELHDAPLAPLTTFRLGGPATRLVTATTDAEVIAAVREADATGTPLLLVGGGSNLVISDKGFDGTALRIATTGLTLEPAGPESGGGAHLELAAGENWSAAVARTVEAGYAGIECLAGIPGSAGATPIQNVGAYGQEVSSVITEVVAYDRQADEVVTIPRAECGFSYRHSRFKQHPDRHVVLRVRFALEDAGGLSAPLRYAETARALGVEPGDRVPVGAARETVLRLRAGKGMVLDPEDHDTWSAGSFFTNPILDEAEHAAFLTRVAERLGPDVLPPAYPAGDGRTKTSAAWLIDKAGFTKGYGQGAARISTKHTLALTNRGAATTEDLLALAREVVAGVRAAFGVTLVNEPVMVGVEL, encoded by the coding sequence GTGCAGGAACTCCATGACGCCCCCCTCGCCCCGCTGACCACCTTCCGGCTCGGTGGCCCCGCCACCCGCCTGGTGACGGCCACCACCGACGCCGAGGTGATCGCCGCCGTCCGCGAGGCCGACGCCACGGGCACGCCGCTGCTGCTCGTCGGCGGCGGCAGCAACCTGGTCATCTCCGACAAGGGCTTCGACGGCACCGCGCTGCGCATCGCCACCACCGGCCTCACCCTCGAACCGGCGGGCCCCGAGTCAGGCGGCGGCGCCCACCTGGAGTTGGCGGCGGGCGAGAACTGGTCGGCCGCCGTGGCCCGCACGGTCGAGGCCGGGTACGCGGGGATCGAGTGCCTGGCGGGCATCCCGGGCTCCGCCGGCGCCACCCCGATCCAGAACGTGGGGGCGTACGGGCAGGAGGTCTCCTCGGTCATCACCGAGGTCGTGGCGTACGACCGACAGGCCGACGAGGTGGTCACGATCCCGCGCGCGGAGTGCGGCTTCTCCTACCGGCACAGCCGCTTCAAGCAGCACCCGGACCGGCACGTGGTGCTGCGGGTGCGGTTCGCGCTGGAGGACGCGGGCGGCCTCTCGGCGCCGCTGAGGTACGCCGAGACGGCGCGGGCGCTCGGGGTGGAGCCGGGCGACCGGGTGCCGGTGGGCGCCGCCCGCGAGACCGTGCTGCGACTGCGGGCGGGCAAGGGCATGGTGCTCGACCCCGAGGACCACGACACCTGGTCGGCGGGCTCCTTCTTCACCAACCCGATCCTCGACGAGGCCGAGCACGCCGCGTTCCTGACCCGGGTCGCCGAGCGGCTCGGCCCGGACGTGCTCCCGCCGGCCTACCCCGCCGGCGACGGGCGCACCAAGACGTCCGCGGCCTGGCTGATCGACAAGGCCGGCTTCACCAAGGGGTACGGGCAGGGCGCGGCCCGCATCTCCACCAAGCACACGCTGGCGCTGACCAACCGGGGCGCGGCCACCACCGAGGACCTGCTCGCGCTGGCCCGCGAGGTGGTCGCCGGCGTCCGCGCCGCCTTCGGGGTCACGCTGGTCAACGAGCCGGTCATGGTCGGCGTCGAGCTGTAG